GGTGTGGTCAAATGCAGAGGCACCGTTGGTGGCCGCAGATCGGGTTGCTCCTGCTGTTCATCTGGTAGATCTGCGGCCTTAACCCGCAGGCTTTTCTGCCACAGTGCCAGGGCAATGGCGCTACTGATCCCCACCCCCGCCAAGTTGCTCCAGTAGGAATCGGGAATCACCGGGGCGGCTGCATCGTCAGCAGTAGGCACCAGCAGTGGTTGCAGCCACCGCTCTAGAGACTCTGCCGAGAGTGGTGGCAGGGAAATCACCGGATTGAAATAGGCACCGATACTGCAGACTCGGTCTAGGAAGGCCCAGGCCCAGGTGTTACAGCCGATCAACCAAAAGTAGTTTCCCGACTGACCCACGGCGTCCCGTAGCCACTCGATGCTACGCCAGCCTCGGATACAGCGCAGAAATCCCTGATGCAGCTGGGGAATGACGACCAGGGTATGGCGGCGATCTAGCGGCGAGGTCTTGGTTTCTTCCTGAGCTGCGGCCGCGGCGGAGCGCTTCACCAGGGCCGCTTGAATCGGTTGAGCTATGCCATACTCGCGATTGGGTCGCCGTGACCAGGAAATGGGATGCATCACCTGCTCCACCGGTGAAGCCCAATCCTGAAAACAGGCGTGGAAAACGCTCTCCAGGTTTTCGATGGGACTGCCCAAGACCACCAGGCTGTTGGCAGCATCTGGATGGCGTTGCCATCGCTCAACGGCCTCGGTGAGGGCCTGACGGATGGCATCCACATAGTCGGTGGGGCAGCCTAGGGATTGGGTCGCCTGCTGGATTTCCAGCGTCCAGGCAGGCGGTAGCCCGTGGAGTGCTTCGTCAGGCGGGGTAGGATGCGCCTCGGAAAACCAAGAGATGAGGCGATTGTAGGCGGAGCGAACCTGAATGCTGGCCATGCTCAGTTGCCGGGGTTTTTCCCACTGTACGCTCTGGTGTCCTGTTAGGGTATGGGCTGTCGCCGAATCGCCTAGAACGGCAGTCATCTGAGATGCCTTTGCGGCCCGATCAGACGTAGCCAGCGGTCTCGCGACGGCAGTAAGTTTACAAATCCAAAGATTGCTTAATAGAAGTCGGAATATCCGACATCAAAGTCATCATTGGTCGTTAGAAGTCTTAACCGATGTTCATTGCATATTTGTCCGGATACTCCTATGCTCGGGAAAGCGGCGATTTTCCGAGAAAATTTATCCTTATTAGCAAATATAGCTCGGTTTTAGGTGTTCCTTGTCCATAGGCTAATCTGGCAGGCTGATCCTGTCTGGCACCACCTTTTTGAGGCGGTTCATAAGGGATTCGCGTCAAGATAAAGTACCCATCGAGGAGATAGCAGGTGATGGGGTGTTTTTTAGGCACAACTCCCTAAGTTCTCAGGTGGAGGCTATTCACCATGTGCTAGGTCACCTGCTGGCGCTTGGGCTAGAGGCCGTTCTGATCGCATTTCAGTAGGTCTGTGGCTGTCCACAAATCAAAGTATTCCTTCGGCAATAAGGTTTATGGACAGCATTCATAGACATCATTTATAGACATCATTTGTAGACATCATAGGGACATCAAGCTATGGCGGGACCCTGCCATGGGCTGGCTACTGGTGAGTCAGTTTAGGCCAGGTCAATTGCCTGTTAGCAATGAAGGTTTTTTTATGCAGTCAACAGGCCATCAGAGGCTCGCAGTTTCCTGGTTGCGATGGCGATGATGGCCCGGTAATGCTGACAAAAACAAGTCAGTGAATCAGCAAGTGTATTAACCCTGCGGCACTAATTTTAGGGGCATCTTATGGTTACCATTCCCATCTATGAGGATTTGTCCATTGGTCTGGAGGGAACGCAGGGTCAGAGTGGTGTGGCCATTACGGGGTTGCAGTTAGCGGCGATATCGGTGCCCCTGCCGCAGGTGGCTAGGGTTACGATTCCCCAGAAATTCTTTCTGTCTGAGGCTGATCGGCTGCGGCTGCGGCCAGCCGATGAAGTCCTTAACCAGACCTTTGAGTTCCCGGCTAGGGAGCTGCGCTTAGATGGGGTGCAAGTTGCGATCGCATGGAACAGCCTGCGGCTGCAACTGCGGCTACCGATTACCGGCGCCCCAACCCTACGCCTAGACCTCGTTGGCCTCGCCCTCAGTACTCCCCTAGTCCCCGGCTTTGACATCAACGGCCACCTCTCCCTGGCCTTTAGCTTGGACGGAGGGCTGCTGGCTGAGGAGTCCCGTTTCCAGCGCTTCGAGCCCGATCCCAGCAATCTGGTGCCCCTGGATATTCGGGGCTTCAAATTAGACGACCAGTGCTTCGCCGTGCGCTGGGGCGAGACCAATCTCAATTACTGGATCCAACGGCTGGTGCCCAACTTCGCCGATCAGAGTGCCCCCATCGAGAGTGAACTCACGCTGCGGCTGCTACTGGGCCAGCCCCTAGAGGAAATTCGCCTAGATTGGGCCGTCTCCGGCATCGGCAAGACCTTCACCCTGCCGGGACTGCAGATTCAAACCCCCGATGCGGTGCGCTTCACCCTGCTGTTGCAGGCCCTAGAGACCCCCGATCTGCTGGATAATCTGGCCTTCCTACTCACCCTGGATGCGCCTGCCGACCCTAGTAACCCTCGGCCCGGGGAAGCCCTGACCGCCTCCAGTAACTTTGCCTGGGAGCGCCCCAGCGGTAGCAGTCAAGACCGGGAACTACAGCCTTCAGCAGATGAGACTCCTCCGGCCCGGCCCTTTCTGCAGATGCAGGCCATCCCCAACCAAGGCATCAGCCTGGTGCTGCTGAGCCTGACCTTGAATGAGCTGGCCCTGCCCCAGTTTTTTCGCCAACTAGACAGTACCCTGGAAGCCCTGAACTTAGAGGATCCAGAGTCTCTCCATGGCAAGAGTGTCAATAGCTTTGAAGATTTTGTCCCCCTCAGCAGCAGTATCTGGGGGCGAGCAGAGGAGAGCGATCGCACCGGCCTCAGTATTACCCTCAACGACCCCTTCAACCTCCCCTTCCTGAACCGGCCCGGCAGTAACCAGACCGATGCCAGCGGCAACACCAGCCCAGCCCAGAGTATCCGGGTGCGCTCACCCTTCCCTCTGCAAGTCTTCATCGACTTTGCCACCACCGCCGTGGCCGTTCCCATCGACGCCGAGGTCAGCATCGGCGCCCTCAGCTTTGCCACCCAGATCACCCTAGAGCTGAATTGGGAGACCTTCGCCTTTCGGGTCAACCACGACGGCGGTATCCGCCTGATTTCCGACGGCGAGGCCCTACCAGAAAAACAAGTTTCTAGGGCTAACCTGGCGGTTCATCGGCGGCGCCTTCACCGAGGAGCGCAATGGCCTGGAGCGCTACCACCACCTCACCCTGATCACCAAAAACTACGACTACAAGATCATCCAAGCCCCCGAGGCCGTGGTGGAAATCGACTACACCCGGGCCAGCCAAGACCCCATCACCTTTGCCCTCAGCGATCTGGTGATTTCAGCCCAGGGCTTGAGCCTGACCGCCGAGGTCACCGACCGACCAGCCCGCCTGAATGGGGTCGACACCCGCTTCCGCTTCCACGGCAGCCGTCTCAGTATCGTCGAAAATCGCATTCAAGATTTTACCCTGGCT
This portion of the Halomicronema hongdechloris C2206 genome encodes:
- a CDS encoding winged helix-turn-helix domain-containing protein codes for the protein MTAVLGDSATAHTLTGHQSVQWEKPRQLSMASIQVRSAYNRLISWFSEAHPTPPDEALHGLPPAWTLEIQQATQSLGCPTDYVDAIRQALTEAVERWQRHPDAANSLVVLGSPIENLESVFHACFQDWASPVEQVMHPISWSRRPNREYGIAQPIQAALVKRSAAAAAQEETKTSPLDRRHTLVVIPQLHQGFLRCIRGWRSIEWLRDAVGQSGNYFWLIGCNTWAWAFLDRVCSIGAYFNPVISLPPLSAESLERWLQPLLVPTADDAAAPVIPDSYWSNLAGVGISSAIALALWQKSLRVKAADLPDEQQEQPDLRPPTVPLHLTTPVLPNLPSLSAAEHYLLQSLLLHGGMSRPQLVDSLGEAVGVVRSHIHQLRRAGIIQQERDWLSIAPAHYPRLRSELSQNTFLVGDD